Proteins from a genomic interval of Streptomyces sp. Tu6071:
- the prmC gene encoding peptide chain release factor N(5)-glutamine methyltransferase — MNLLLAEVAQATQRLAAAGVPSPRNDAEELAAYVHDVKRGELHTVPDADFDARYWETIARREAREPLQHITGRAYFRYLELQVGPGVFVPRPETESVVGWAIDAVRAMDVVEPLVVDLCTGSGAIALALAQEVPRSTVHAVELSEDALVWTRKNVEGSRVHLHHGDAFAALPELDGQVDLVISNPPYIPLTEWEYVAPEARDHDPEMALFSGEDGLDTIRRIERTAHRLLRPGGVVVVEHADTQGGQVPWLFTEERGWADAADHPDLNNRPRFATARKALP; from the coding sequence GTGAACCTCCTGCTCGCCGAGGTGGCCCAGGCCACCCAGCGGCTCGCCGCCGCCGGTGTGCCCTCTCCCCGCAACGACGCGGAGGAACTCGCCGCGTACGTGCACGACGTCAAGCGCGGGGAACTGCACACCGTCCCGGACGCCGACTTCGACGCCCGCTACTGGGAGACGATCGCCCGCCGCGAGGCGCGCGAGCCGCTCCAGCACATCACCGGGCGGGCCTACTTCCGCTACCTGGAGCTCCAGGTGGGCCCCGGGGTCTTCGTGCCCCGCCCCGAGACCGAGTCCGTCGTCGGCTGGGCCATAGACGCCGTCCGCGCGATGGACGTCGTCGAACCGCTCGTCGTGGACCTGTGCACCGGCTCCGGCGCCATCGCGCTCGCGCTCGCGCAGGAGGTGCCGCGCTCCACGGTGCACGCCGTCGAGCTGAGCGAGGACGCCCTCGTGTGGACCCGCAAGAACGTCGAGGGCTCCCGCGTCCACCTGCACCACGGCGACGCCTTCGCGGCCCTGCCCGAACTCGACGGCCAGGTCGACCTCGTGATCTCCAACCCGCCGTACATCCCGCTCACCGAGTGGGAGTACGTCGCGCCCGAGGCCCGCGACCACGACCCCGAGATGGCGCTCTTCTCCGGCGAGGACGGCCTCGACACGATCCGCCGCATCGAGCGCACCGCGCACCGCCTGCTGCGCCCCGGCGGCGTCGTCGTCGTCGAGCACGCCGACACCCAGGGCGGGCAGGTGCCGTGGCTCTTCACCGAGGAGCGCGGCTGGGCCGACGCGGCCGACCACCCCGACCTCAACAACCGCCCCCGCTTCGCGACGGCCCGCAAGGCCCTGCCGTGA
- the thrB gene encoding homoserine kinase, producing the protein MAGPAFRAAAVRVRTPASSANLGPGFDAFGLALGLYDDVVVRVADSGLRIDIAGEGSETLPRDEKHLLVRSLRAAFDLLGGQPRGLEIVCANRIPHGRGLGSSSAAICAGIVAARAVTTGGENRLDTQALLELATEIEGHPDNVAACLLGGFTLSWMEGGLARAVRMTPADSVVPVVFVPGRPVLTETARGLLPRTVPHTDAAANAGRAALLVEALTRRPGLLLAATEDRLHQEYRGPAMPESLALVERLRADGVPAVISGAGPTVLALVDEEAADKVAGLAGEEWAAARIPVDTAGASVLPLAP; encoded by the coding sequence ATGGCCGGTCCCGCCTTTCGCGCCGCCGCCGTCCGGGTGCGCACCCCCGCCTCCAGCGCCAACCTGGGTCCCGGCTTCGACGCCTTCGGGCTCGCGCTCGGCCTCTACGACGACGTCGTGGTGCGGGTCGCCGACTCGGGGCTGCGCATCGACATAGCCGGTGAGGGCAGCGAGACCCTGCCGCGCGACGAGAAGCACCTCCTCGTACGGTCCCTGCGCGCCGCCTTCGACCTGCTCGGCGGGCAGCCGCGCGGCCTGGAGATCGTCTGCGCGAACCGCATTCCGCACGGCCGCGGGCTCGGCTCCTCCTCGGCGGCCATCTGCGCCGGGATCGTCGCCGCGCGGGCCGTGACGACCGGCGGCGAGAACCGGCTCGACACGCAGGCCCTCCTCGAACTCGCCACCGAGATCGAGGGCCACCCCGACAACGTCGCGGCCTGCCTGCTCGGCGGGTTCACCCTCTCGTGGATGGAGGGCGGGCTCGCGCGGGCGGTCCGGATGACGCCCGCGGACTCTGTCGTCCCCGTCGTCTTCGTCCCCGGCCGGCCGGTGCTCACCGAGACCGCGAGGGGACTCCTGCCGCGTACCGTGCCGCACACCGACGCGGCGGCGAACGCGGGCCGTGCCGCGCTGCTCGTCGAGGCCCTGACCAGGCGCCCCGGGCTGCTCCTCGCGGCGACGGAGGACCGTCTCCACCAGGAGTACCGGGGCCCGGCGATGCCCGAGTCGCTCGCCCTGGTGGAACGGCTGCGGGCGGACGGGGTGCCCGCGGTGATCTCCGGCGCGGGACCCACCGTCCTCGCGCTGGTGGACGAGGAGGCGGCCGACAAGGTCGCCGGGCTCGCGGGCGAGGAGTGGGCAGCGGCCCGCATCCCCGTCGACACCGCGGGCGCGAGTGTGCTGCCGCTGGCGCCGTGA
- the rpmE gene encoding 50S ribosomal protein L31, translating to MKRDIHPEYVETQVSCTCGASFTTRSTVPSGTIRADVCSECHPFYTGKQKILDTGGRVARFEARFGKAATGSAKK from the coding sequence TTGAAGCGCGACATCCACCCCGAGTACGTCGAGACGCAGGTCAGCTGCACCTGTGGCGCGTCGTTCACGACCCGTAGCACCGTCCCGTCCGGCACCATCCGCGCCGACGTGTGCTCCGAGTGCCACCCGTTCTACACGGGCAAGCAGAAGATCCTCGACACCGGCGGCCGCGTGGCCCGCTTCGAGGCCCGCTTCGGCAAGGCCGCCACCGGCTCCGCCAAGAAGTAG
- the prfA gene encoding peptide chain release factor 1: MFEAVEELIGEHAELEQKLADPSVHADQANARRLSKRYAELTPIVGTYRAWRATGDDIATARELAAEDPEFAAEVKELDERREELTEKLRLLLVPRDPSDEKDVILEIKAGAGGDESALFAGDLLRMYLRYAERVGWKTEILDATESELGGYKDVQVAVKTKGNANPEPGQGVWARMKYEGGVHRVQRVPSTESQGRIHTSAAGVLVTPEAEEVDVEINPNDLRIDVYRSSGPGGQSVNTTDSAVRITHLPTGVVASCQNEKSQLQNKEQALRILRSRLLAAAQEEAEREAADARRSQVRTVDRSEKIRTYNFPENRISDHRVGYKAYNLDQVLDGDLDAVIQACVDADSAAKLAAA; this comes from the coding sequence ATGTTCGAGGCGGTCGAGGAACTCATCGGCGAGCACGCCGAACTGGAGCAGAAACTCGCCGACCCCTCGGTCCACGCCGACCAGGCCAACGCCCGGCGGCTGAGCAAGCGCTACGCCGAGCTGACGCCCATCGTCGGCACCTACCGGGCCTGGCGCGCGACCGGGGACGACATCGCGACCGCCCGCGAACTCGCCGCCGAGGACCCCGAGTTCGCCGCCGAGGTCAAGGAGCTGGACGAGCGCCGCGAGGAGCTGACCGAGAAGCTGCGCCTCCTGCTCGTCCCGCGCGACCCGAGCGACGAGAAGGACGTCATCCTGGAGATCAAGGCGGGCGCGGGCGGCGACGAGTCCGCGCTCTTCGCGGGCGACCTGCTGCGCATGTACCTGCGGTACGCCGAGCGCGTCGGCTGGAAGACCGAGATCCTCGACGCCACCGAGTCCGAGCTGGGCGGCTACAAGGACGTCCAGGTCGCCGTGAAGACGAAGGGCAACGCGAACCCCGAGCCCGGTCAGGGCGTCTGGGCGCGGATGAAGTACGAGGGCGGCGTGCACCGCGTGCAGCGGGTGCCCTCGACCGAGTCCCAGGGCCGCATCCACACCTCGGCCGCCGGGGTCCTCGTGACCCCCGAGGCCGAGGAGGTGGACGTCGAGATCAACCCGAACGACCTGCGCATCGACGTCTACCGCTCCTCGGGACCCGGCGGCCAGTCCGTCAACACGACCGACTCGGCCGTGCGCATCACACACCTGCCCACCGGCGTCGTCGCCTCCTGCCAGAACGAGAAGAGCCAGCTCCAGAACAAGGAGCAGGCCCTGCGCATCCTGCGCTCCCGGCTCTTGGCCGCGGCCCAGGAGGAGGCCGAGCGCGAGGCGGCGGACGCGCGCCGCAGCCAGGTGCGCACCGTGGACCGCTCGGAGAAGATCCGGACGTACAACTTCCCCGAGAACCGCATCTCCGACCACCGCGTCGGCTACAAGGCGTACAACCTCGACCAGGTGCTCGACGGGGATCTCGACGCGGTGATCCAGGCGTGCGTGGACGCGGACTCCGCGGCCAAGCTCGCCGCGGCGTGA
- the thrC gene encoding threonine synthase, which produces MVHQWRGIIEEYRDRLPVEDTTEVVTLGEGGTPLVPAQVLSERTGCEVYLKVEGANPTGSFKDRGMTMAITRAKEEGAKAVICASTGNTSASAAAYAVRARMVSAVLVPQGKIALGKMGQALVHGAKILQVEGNFDDCLTLARALADNYPVSLVNSVNPVRIEGQKTAAFEIVDALGEAPDIHVLPVGNAGNITAYWKGYREYAADGVASRTPRMWGFQASGSAPIVRGEVVKDPRTLATAIRIGNPASWQQALAAREESGGLIDEVTDRQILAAYRLLAGQEGVFVEPASAASVAGLLKAAEQGLVDPGQRIVCTVTGNGLKDPDRATEGAPRPTVIPVDAAAAAHRLGLTG; this is translated from the coding sequence ATGGTCCACCAGTGGCGCGGCATCATCGAGGAGTACCGGGACCGGCTCCCGGTCGAGGACACGACCGAGGTCGTCACGCTCGGCGAGGGCGGCACGCCCCTCGTCCCCGCGCAGGTGCTCTCCGAGCGCACCGGGTGCGAGGTGTATCTCAAGGTCGAGGGCGCGAACCCGACCGGGTCCTTCAAGGACCGCGGCATGACGATGGCGATCACGCGCGCCAAGGAGGAGGGCGCGAAGGCCGTCATCTGCGCCTCCACCGGCAACACCTCCGCCTCGGCCGCCGCCTACGCCGTGCGCGCGCGCATGGTGAGCGCGGTGCTCGTGCCGCAGGGCAAGATCGCGCTCGGCAAGATGGGCCAGGCCCTCGTGCACGGCGCCAAGATCCTCCAGGTCGAGGGGAACTTCGACGACTGCCTGACCCTCGCCCGCGCGCTCGCCGACAACTACCCGGTCTCGCTGGTGAATTCGGTCAATCCGGTACGGATCGAGGGGCAGAAGACCGCCGCGTTCGAGATCGTCGACGCGCTCGGCGAAGCCCCCGACATCCACGTCCTGCCGGTCGGCAACGCGGGCAACATCACGGCCTACTGGAAGGGGTACCGCGAGTACGCGGCCGACGGCGTCGCGAGCCGCACCCCGCGCATGTGGGGCTTCCAGGCGAGCGGTTCGGCGCCGATCGTGCGCGGCGAGGTCGTCAAGGACCCCCGTACCCTCGCCACCGCGATCCGCATCGGCAACCCCGCCTCCTGGCAGCAGGCGCTCGCCGCGCGCGAGGAGTCGGGCGGCCTCATCGACGAGGTGACCGACCGCCAGATCCTCGCCGCCTACCGGCTGTTGGCGGGCCAGGAGGGCGTCTTCGTCGAGCCCGCCTCCGCCGCCTCGGTCGCCGGGCTGCTCAAGGCCGCCGAGCAGGGACTCGTCGACCCGGGGCAGCGCATCGTCTGCACGGTGACGGGCAACGGCCTCAAGGACCCCGACCGCGCGACCGAGGGCGCCCCGCGCCCGACCGTCATCCCGGTCGACGCCGCCGCCGCGGCGCACCGCCTCGGCCTGACGGGCTGA
- the rho gene encoding transcription termination factor Rho, with translation MSDTTDLMGVSADSAAEAAPTTDAAPSAGTRRRRGTGLEGMVLAELQQVASGLKIKGTARMRKSQLIDAIKEAQSGGGAPAAEPSAEAKPKRRTTSKARTGEEAPKEAAAPAKEQAQPAEAGQQQIDIPGQPASEIPGGEQRRRRRATAEAGSPEAATEQPQAAEQPQREDRGNRENRAKQDRQDGGQQGGQQGQHDGDNAEGRSGRDRDRRRGRDRDGRDNNRDGRDRDGRDRDRDNNRRGNKGDDQQGGGNQNRQKQHDNRPQDDFDDDGGRRGRRGRYRDRRGRRGRDEINEPQVNEDDVLIPVAGILDILDNYAFIRTSGYLPGPNDVYVSLAQVRKNGLRKGDHVTGAVRQPKDGERREKFNALVRLDSVNGMAPETGRGRPEFQKLTPLYPQDRLRLETDPGVLTTRIIDLVAPIGKGQRGLIVAPPKTGKTMIMQAVANAITTNNPECHLMVVLVDERPEEVTDMQRSVKGEVISSTFDRPAEDHTTVAELAIERAKRLVELGHDVVVLLDSITRLGRAYNLAAPASGRILSGGVDSTALYPPKRFFGAARNIEDGGSLTILATALVETGSRMDDVIFEEFKGTGNMELVLDRKLADKRIFPAVNVDASGTRKEEILLAGDELGIVWKLRRVLHALDQQQAIELLLDRMKKTKSNAEFLLQIQKTTPGTGNGGE, from the coding sequence GTGAGCGACACCACCGATCTGATGGGCGTGAGTGCCGACAGCGCGGCCGAGGCTGCGCCCACCACGGACGCCGCCCCCTCCGCAGGGACCCGGCGCCGCCGCGGCACAGGGCTTGAGGGCATGGTGCTGGCCGAACTCCAGCAGGTCGCCTCCGGGCTCAAGATCAAGGGCACCGCGCGCATGCGCAAGAGCCAGTTGATCGACGCCATCAAGGAGGCGCAGTCCGGCGGAGGCGCGCCCGCGGCCGAGCCGAGCGCCGAGGCCAAGCCGAAGCGCCGCACCACCTCCAAGGCGCGCACCGGCGAGGAGGCCCCCAAGGAGGCCGCCGCCCCCGCCAAGGAGCAGGCCCAGCCCGCCGAGGCCGGCCAGCAGCAGATCGACATCCCCGGGCAGCCCGCCAGCGAGATCCCGGGCGGCGAGCAGCGCCGCAGGCGCCGCGCCACGGCCGAGGCCGGCAGCCCCGAGGCCGCCACCGAGCAGCCGCAGGCCGCCGAGCAGCCCCAGCGCGAGGACCGCGGCAACCGCGAGAACCGCGCCAAGCAGGACCGCCAGGACGGCGGCCAGCAGGGCGGGCAGCAGGGCCAGCACGACGGCGACAACGCCGAGGGCCGCTCGGGCCGCGACCGCGACCGCCGCAGGGGCCGCGACCGCGACGGCCGCGACAACAACCGCGACGGCCGCGACCGCGACGGCCGTGACCGCGACCGCGACAACAACCGCCGCGGCAACAAGGGCGACGACCAGCAGGGCGGCGGCAACCAGAACCGCCAGAAGCAGCACGACAACCGGCCGCAGGACGACTTCGACGACGACGGCGGACGCCGTGGCCGCCGGGGCCGCTACCGCGACCGCCGGGGCCGTCGCGGTCGCGACGAGATCAACGAGCCGCAGGTCAACGAGGACGACGTCCTGATCCCCGTCGCGGGCATCCTCGACATCCTCGACAACTACGCGTTCATCCGGACCTCCGGCTACCTGCCCGGCCCCAACGACGTGTACGTCTCGCTCGCCCAGGTCCGCAAGAACGGCCTGCGCAAGGGCGACCACGTCACCGGCGCGGTCCGCCAGCCCAAGGACGGCGAGCGGCGCGAGAAGTTCAACGCGCTCGTGCGCCTCGACTCGGTCAACGGCATGGCGCCCGAGACCGGGCGAGGCCGCCCCGAGTTCCAGAAGCTCACCCCGCTCTACCCGCAGGACCGGCTCCGCCTGGAGACCGACCCCGGGGTGCTGACCACGCGGATCATCGACCTCGTCGCCCCGATCGGCAAGGGCCAGCGCGGGCTGATCGTGGCCCCGCCGAAGACCGGCAAGACCATGATCATGCAGGCGGTCGCCAACGCGATCACCACGAACAACCCCGAGTGCCACCTCATGGTCGTCCTCGTCGACGAGCGGCCCGAAGAGGTCACCGACATGCAGCGCTCGGTGAAGGGCGAGGTCATCTCCTCGACCTTCGACCGGCCCGCCGAGGACCACACCACGGTCGCCGAGCTGGCGATCGAGCGGGCGAAGCGGCTCGTCGAGCTGGGCCACGACGTCGTCGTGCTCCTCGACTCGATCACGCGCCTCGGCCGCGCCTACAACCTGGCGGCCCCGGCCTCCGGGCGCATCCTCTCCGGTGGTGTCGACTCCACGGCGCTCTACCCGCCCAAGCGCTTCTTCGGCGCCGCGCGCAACATCGAGGACGGCGGCTCGCTCACCATCCTCGCGACCGCGCTCGTCGAGACCGGCTCGCGCATGGACGACGTGATCTTCGAGGAGTTCAAGGGCACCGGCAACATGGAGCTGGTCCTCGACCGCAAGCTCGCGGACAAGCGCATCTTCCCGGCGGTCAACGTCGACGCCTCCGGCACCCGCAAGGAGGAGATCCTCCTCGCCGGTGACGAGCTGGGCATCGTCTGGAAGCTGCGCCGCGTGCTCCACGCGCTCGACCAGCAGCAGGCGATCGAACTGCTCCTGGACCGGATGAAGAAGACCAAGTCCAACGCGGAGTTCCTGCTCCAGATCCAGAAGACCACCCCCGGCACCGGCAACGGCGGCGAGTGA
- a CDS encoding LCP family protein: protein MTDTPASPEEGTRPRRGGKGRRRKPRARRKGLLIAAWATAGVVVLGGSGLGYAYWHLNHNIKGVDIDAALGKDRPADTDNGSMDILVLGSDSRSGSNGEYGRDEGSARSDTAMVVHVYEGHKKASVVSIPRDTLVDRPACATDGGKTVPAAHQAMFNSAYSAGGPACAVKTVESMSGIRMDHYVEVDFTGFKKLVDALGGVPLTTTKPIQDTSSHLSLAAGRHTLDGEQSLGLVRTRHGVGDGSDLGRIQLQQAFVKALIDRVKHVGVLGNPAKAYKLAGAATSALTTDSGLDSVRGLATFGTSLKGVKTSATTMVTLPVAYDPQDANRVLPDTAKDTLLWKALRADKAVPAAAEHGTTQGGADGVVKG, encoded by the coding sequence ATGACCGACACCCCCGCAAGCCCCGAGGAGGGCACTCGCCCCCGCCGGGGCGGCAAGGGGCGCCGCCGCAAGCCGCGTGCCCGCCGCAAGGGCCTGCTGATCGCCGCCTGGGCGACCGCCGGCGTCGTCGTACTCGGCGGCTCGGGCCTCGGCTACGCGTACTGGCACCTCAACCACAACATCAAGGGCGTCGACATCGACGCGGCGCTGGGCAAGGACCGGCCCGCCGACACCGACAACGGCTCGATGGACATCCTCGTCCTCGGCTCCGACTCGCGCTCGGGCAGCAACGGCGAGTACGGGCGCGACGAGGGCTCCGCACGCTCGGACACCGCGATGGTCGTGCACGTCTACGAGGGCCACAAGAAGGCGAGCGTCGTCTCGATCCCGCGCGACACCCTCGTGGACCGGCCCGCGTGCGCGACGGACGGCGGGAAGACCGTCCCCGCGGCGCACCAGGCGATGTTCAACAGCGCCTACTCGGCCGGCGGGCCCGCGTGCGCCGTCAAGACCGTCGAGTCGATGTCCGGCATCCGCATGGACCACTACGTCGAGGTCGACTTCACGGGCTTCAAGAAGCTCGTCGACGCCCTCGGCGGCGTCCCGCTCACCACCACGAAGCCCATCCAGGACACCTCCAGCCACCTGAGCCTCGCCGCGGGCAGGCACACGCTGGACGGCGAGCAGTCCCTCGGCCTCGTCCGCACCCGGCACGGCGTCGGCGACGGCAGCGACCTCGGCCGCATCCAGCTCCAGCAGGCGTTCGTCAAGGCGCTCATCGACCGCGTCAAGCACGTCGGCGTCCTCGGCAACCCCGCGAAGGCGTACAAGCTCGCGGGAGCGGCCACGAGCGCGCTCACGACCGACTCCGGGCTCGACTCGGTGCGCGGCCTCGCCACGTTCGGCACCTCGCTCAAGGGCGTCAAGACCTCCGCCACGACGATGGTGACCCTGCCCGTCGCCTACGACCCCCAGGACGCCAACCGCGTGCTGCCCGACACCGCGAAGGACACGCTGCTGTGGAAGGCGCTGCGCGCCGACAAGGCCGTCCCCGCGGCGGCGGAGCACGGCACGACGCAGGGCGGCGCCGACGGGGTCGTCAAGGGCTGA
- a CDS encoding homoserine dehydrogenase, which translates to MMRTRPLKVALLGCGVVGSEVARIMTTHADDLAARIGAPVELAGVAVRRPDKVREGIDPALITTDATALVKRGDLDVVIEVIGGIEPARTLITTAFAHGASVVSANKALLAKDGSALHAAAVEHGQDLYYEAAVAGAIPLLRPLRESLAGDHVHRVLGIVNGTTNFILDKMDSTGAGYQEALDEATALGYAEADPTADVEGFDAAAKAAILAGIAFHTRVGIDDVHREGMTEVTAADFASARAMGCTIKLLAICERGADGSSVSARVHPAMLPLSHPLAGVREAYNAVFVESEAAGRLMFYGPGAGGAPTASAVLGDLVAVCRNRLAGATGPGESAYAGLTVSGMGDVVTRYHISLDVADKPGVLAQVATVFAEQGVSIDTVRQQGRGDGSGEASLVVVTHRAPDAALSSTVEALRKLDTVRGVASIMRVEGE; encoded by the coding sequence ATGATGCGCACGCGTCCGCTGAAGGTGGCGCTCCTTGGCTGTGGGGTAGTCGGCTCAGAGGTGGCGCGCATCATGACGACGCACGCCGACGACCTCGCCGCCCGCATCGGGGCCCCCGTCGAACTCGCGGGCGTCGCCGTGCGCCGCCCCGACAAGGTGCGCGAGGGCATCGACCCCGCGCTCATCACGACGGACGCGACCGCGCTCGTCAAACGCGGCGACCTCGACGTCGTCATCGAGGTCATCGGCGGCATCGAGCCCGCCCGCACCCTCATCACGACGGCCTTCGCGCACGGCGCCTCGGTCGTCTCGGCGAACAAGGCGCTCCTGGCCAAGGACGGCTCCGCGCTGCACGCCGCCGCCGTCGAGCACGGCCAGGACCTCTACTACGAGGCCGCCGTCGCGGGCGCCATCCCGCTCCTGCGCCCCCTGCGCGAGTCCCTCGCGGGCGACCACGTGCACCGCGTCCTCGGCATCGTCAACGGCACGACGAACTTCATCCTCGACAAGATGGACTCCACCGGGGCGGGCTACCAGGAGGCCCTGGACGAGGCCACCGCGCTCGGCTACGCGGAGGCCGACCCGACCGCCGACGTCGAGGGCTTCGACGCCGCAGCGAAGGCCGCGATCCTCGCCGGGATCGCCTTCCACACGCGCGTCGGCATCGACGACGTGCACCGCGAGGGCATGACCGAGGTGACCGCCGCCGACTTCGCCTCGGCGCGCGCCATGGGCTGCACCATCAAGCTCCTCGCGATCTGCGAACGCGGCGCCGACGGCAGCAGCGTCAGCGCGCGCGTGCACCCCGCGATGCTCCCGCTCAGCCACCCGCTCGCGGGCGTCCGCGAGGCGTACAACGCGGTCTTCGTCGAGTCCGAGGCGGCCGGACGGCTCATGTTCTACGGGCCGGGGGCCGGGGGCGCGCCGACCGCGTCCGCCGTGCTCGGCGACCTCGTCGCGGTGTGCCGCAACCGGCTCGCCGGGGCCACCGGGCCGGGCGAGTCCGCGTACGCGGGGCTGACCGTCTCGGGCATGGGCGACGTCGTCACGCGCTACCACATCAGTCTCGACGTCGCCGACAAACCCGGCGTGCTCGCCCAGGTCGCGACGGTCTTCGCCGAACAGGGCGTGTCGATCGACACCGTGCGCCAGCAGGGCCGGGGCGACGGCAGCGGCGAGGCGAGCCTCGTCGTCGTGACCCACCGGGCCCCCGACGCGGCCCTCAGCAGCACCGTCGAGGCGCTGCGCAAGCTCGACACCGTCCGGGGCGTCGCCAGCATCATGCGGGTTGAAGGAGAGTAG
- a CDS encoding low molecular weight phosphatase family protein, which translates to MTAPGEGRDIPGDPPDPPFRILHVSTGNVCRSPITERLTRHALAARLGARAGAELIVESAGTWGHEGAPMEENAAAVLSELGADPAGFRARELLDGHVIHADLVLTATRDHRAQVISMGHSAGLRTFTLKEFTRLVRAIDPATLPDTADLAGRARALVRAAAALRGWLLAPTPEADEVHDPYGAPLTFFEAIGGEISEALDPVINALTGAEVAR; encoded by the coding sequence TTGACGGCCCCCGGCGAAGGACGGGACATACCCGGGGACCCGCCCGACCCTCCCTTCCGCATCCTCCACGTCAGCACCGGGAACGTGTGCCGCTCGCCGATCACCGAGCGGCTGACCCGGCATGCCCTGGCGGCCCGGCTCGGGGCGCGCGCGGGCGCCGAGCTGATCGTGGAGAGCGCGGGCACGTGGGGGCACGAGGGCGCGCCCATGGAGGAGAACGCGGCGGCCGTGCTGAGCGAACTGGGCGCCGACCCCGCCGGGTTCCGCGCCCGGGAACTGCTCGACGGGCACGTCATCCACGCGGACCTCGTCCTCACCGCGACCAGGGACCACCGCGCCCAGGTGATCTCGATGGGGCACTCGGCGGGCCTGCGGACCTTCACGCTCAAGGAGTTCACGCGGCTCGTCCGGGCGATAGACCCCGCGACGCTGCCGGACACCGCCGATCTCGCGGGCCGCGCGCGGGCGCTCGTACGGGCCGCCGCCGCGCTGCGCGGCTGGCTGCTCGCGCCCACGCCCGAGGCGGACGAGGTGCACGACCCCTACGGGGCGCCCCTGACGTTCTTCGAGGCGATCGGCGGGGAGATCAGCGAGGCGCTCGATCCCGTGATCAACGCCCTGACAGGGGCCGAAGTGGCCCGCTGA
- a CDS encoding L-threonylcarbamoyladenylate synthase yields the protein MARRYDCDDATDRATGLREAAAAVRRGELVVLPTDTVYGIGADAFSAEAVGDLLAAKGRGRNMPSPVLIGSPNTLHGLVTDFSETAWDLVDAFWPGGLTLVARHQPSLAWDLGDTRGTVAIRMPLHPVAIELLTEFGPMAVSSGNLTGHPSPETCDAAQEMLGDSVSVYLDGGPTSGNVPSSIVDVSGEVPVLLRAGVIDAEELRKVVPHLKVAS from the coding sequence ATGGCACGGCGATACGACTGCGACGACGCGACCGACCGCGCCACCGGCCTGCGCGAGGCCGCCGCCGCCGTCCGGCGCGGCGAACTCGTCGTCCTGCCGACCGACACCGTCTACGGCATCGGCGCCGACGCCTTCAGCGCCGAGGCGGTCGGCGACCTGCTCGCCGCCAAGGGCCGCGGGCGCAACATGCCCTCGCCCGTGCTCATCGGCTCCCCGAACACCCTGCACGGCCTCGTCACGGACTTCTCCGAGACCGCCTGGGACCTCGTGGACGCCTTCTGGCCCGGCGGTCTCACGCTCGTCGCCCGCCACCAGCCCTCGCTCGCCTGGGACCTCGGGGACACCCGCGGCACCGTCGCGATCCGCATGCCGCTGCACCCCGTCGCGATCGAACTCCTCACCGAGTTCGGCCCGATGGCCGTCTCCTCGGGCAATCTCACCGGCCACCCCTCGCCCGAGACCTGCGACGCCGCCCAGGAGATGCTCGGCGACTCGGTCTCCGTCTACCTCGACGGCGGTCCCACGTCGGGAAACGTTCCTTCCTCGATCGTCGACGTGAGCGGCGAGGTGCCCGTCCTCCTGCGTGCCGGGGTCATCGACGCCGAGGAGCTGCGCAAGGTGGTACCCCATCTCAAGGTGGCCAGTTGA